In candidate division KSB1 bacterium, a single genomic region encodes these proteins:
- a CDS encoding SEC-C metal-binding domain-containing protein, translating into MQKRQQNQPQPGRSRPSVKTVVKNTNVGRNDPCPCGSGKKYKNCCGKVA; encoded by the coding sequence ATGCAAAAGCGGCAGCAAAATCAACCTCAGCCCGGCCGTTCGCGTCCGTCTGTGAAAACGGTGGTTAAAAACACCAATGTCGGCAGAAATGATCCCTGTCCGTGCGGCAGTGGTAAGAAATATAAAAATTGTTGTGGTAAAGTGGCATAA
- a CDS encoding GH92 family glycosyl hydrolase, translating to MSNLKYSISRIVGGIAIPVILCLLFILCNRPVNDYAAFVNPFIGTGIYSPEGAMGEVNTFPGAALPHGMVQLSPDTGPHIAGYLSTDSTIQGFSHTHLSGTGCLGLGHFGVMPGTGQVTAVDERGYKTAFYKESEQAEPGYYRVILEPDSIEAQVTVTTRAGFHRYRFPNSDSAHVLIDVTHNLADDDPEDATVEIRGENRVDGSLTLPNPFCGGKTAYTLYFSALTSRPFSRCATWKNADIQFDQKREQGRDIGTMLYFDTSQDKEILIKVGISFVSYEQAHLNVTTEIPDWDFTAVRHKARLTWNEKLDKIKVRGGSEDDRIKFYTAVYHALLGPYTASDVNGKYRSMDQQVHTAKDHTYYHVFSLWDTFRSEHALLTLIEPQQQNDMIQSLLDKQQQGGWLPKWGFANRYTNCMIADHAVSVISESYLKGIRDYDTEQAYAAMRKNSTRLPGEGTVTLLSIDDQFELQISPDGRGRIVWNQKTRQNAAEFSWDGRFNDLRWHHLTLTGSEDHHYRLYLDAEIAADIPATVAPHLNGAKFKLGVHRKPNISGEYFTGLIDEWHQYAHALSEKQVQTLYNKTLSGSSLYASFDYEIPRAFRVSGDPEYDQGKSNAALIIDGIDDAIKVETKPAFTIAFWFKTSLPVDYQGRCGLDYVDRPGYIPHDIKWHGWGSVSTTLEGAYNDWCLAQVAQAMGKEKDFHYFMKRAGNYQNLLDPETGFMRPRNKDGSWKSEFDPRDWDGFTEGNSWSYTWFVPHDVGGLIQRMGRETFIQRLDHLFAEHDYPSWHEHFSHYWHGNEPSQQVPYYYTYVGQPWKTQVVVDDIMNHLYGTGPAGIPGNEDVGQLSAWFVLSAMGFHPVAPAQCTYVLGRPLFDRVQIELDKRYYNAKRFEIVAKNNSPANKYIQSVEINGQTWNRTWFDHDVIRNGGSIVLNMASIVNREWGAAPDAAPPFMSENQVKSGVAPRGSGI from the coding sequence ATGTCAAACCTAAAATATTCAATATCCCGCATTGTCGGGGGGATCGCTATTCCGGTGATACTGTGTTTACTCTTTATCTTGTGTAATCGACCGGTTAATGATTATGCGGCTTTTGTCAATCCGTTTATTGGTACCGGCATCTATTCCCCCGAAGGCGCGATGGGAGAGGTGAATACATTTCCCGGAGCCGCTTTACCGCACGGAATGGTGCAACTGAGTCCGGATACCGGTCCGCATATTGCCGGTTATTTGTCTACCGACTCTACGATTCAGGGCTTTAGTCATACCCATTTATCCGGTACCGGATGTCTGGGGTTGGGACATTTTGGAGTTATGCCCGGAACGGGACAGGTGACCGCTGTTGATGAAAGAGGATATAAAACTGCGTTTTACAAAGAATCGGAACAGGCGGAACCCGGATACTACCGGGTAATTCTTGAACCGGACAGCATTGAAGCGCAGGTTACTGTCACAACACGCGCCGGATTTCATCGATACAGGTTCCCAAACAGTGACAGCGCGCATGTGCTCATTGATGTTACACATAATCTGGCGGATGACGATCCGGAAGATGCGACTGTCGAAATACGTGGCGAGAACCGGGTGGACGGTTCGTTAACCCTTCCCAATCCGTTCTGTGGCGGGAAGACCGCCTATACTCTGTATTTTTCCGCTCTTACCTCTCGACCGTTTTCCCGATGTGCCACTTGGAAAAATGCAGATATACAATTTGATCAGAAGCGCGAACAGGGTCGCGATATCGGAACGATGCTGTATTTTGATACGAGTCAGGATAAAGAGATCTTGATCAAAGTTGGAATTTCATTTGTAAGCTATGAGCAGGCACATTTGAATGTAACGACAGAAATTCCGGACTGGGACTTTACGGCGGTCAGACATAAAGCAAGACTGACCTGGAATGAAAAACTCGACAAAATTAAAGTGAGGGGTGGGTCCGAAGATGACCGGATTAAATTTTATACAGCTGTCTATCATGCGCTTCTCGGTCCCTATACCGCATCGGATGTGAACGGCAAATATCGTAGTATGGATCAGCAGGTGCATACCGCGAAAGATCATACCTATTACCATGTGTTTTCGCTGTGGGACACATTTCGTTCCGAGCATGCGTTGCTGACTTTGATTGAACCTCAGCAACAGAACGATATGATTCAATCGTTGCTCGACAAACAGCAACAGGGCGGATGGCTGCCCAAGTGGGGATTTGCCAACCGTTATACCAATTGTATGATCGCCGACCATGCCGTTTCTGTGATTTCAGAATCCTATCTTAAAGGGATTCGTGATTATGATACGGAACAGGCCTATGCGGCCATGCGCAAAAACAGCACTCGATTGCCCGGCGAGGGAACCGTAACCTTGTTGAGTATTGATGATCAGTTTGAATTGCAGATTAGTCCCGACGGGCGCGGACGTATTGTCTGGAACCAAAAAACCAGGCAAAATGCTGCAGAGTTTTCCTGGGACGGCCGGTTCAACGACCTGCGCTGGCATCATCTAACCTTAACTGGTAGTGAGGATCATCATTACCGGCTCTACCTGGACGCTGAAATCGCAGCGGACATTCCCGCAACTGTCGCACCGCATTTGAATGGGGCGAAATTCAAGCTGGGCGTTCATCGAAAGCCCAATATATCCGGCGAATATTTTACCGGGCTGATTGATGAATGGCATCAGTATGCGCACGCGTTGAGCGAAAAGCAAGTGCAAACTCTTTATAACAAGACCTTGTCCGGCAGTTCTCTGTACGCATCTTTTGACTATGAGATCCCCCGGGCCTTTCGGGTATCCGGAGATCCTGAATATGATCAAGGCAAGTCAAACGCTGCTCTCATCATTGACGGCATTGATGATGCAATTAAAGTGGAAACCAAACCGGCATTTACGATTGCATTCTGGTTCAAAACCAGTTTGCCCGTGGATTATCAGGGGCGTTGTGGACTCGATTATGTGGACAGACCGGGCTATATCCCGCATGATATCAAGTGGCATGGCTGGGGAAGTGTTTCTACAACCCTGGAAGGTGCTTATAATGACTGGTGCCTCGCTCAGGTCGCACAGGCAATGGGTAAAGAGAAAGATTTCCACTATTTTATGAAACGCGCCGGGAATTATCAAAATCTGTTGGATCCGGAAACCGGATTTATGCGTCCACGCAACAAAGATGGATCCTGGAAGTCAGAGTTTGATCCACGCGACTGGGATGGGTTTACCGAGGGTAACTCTTGGAGTTATACATGGTTTGTACCCCATGATGTGGGGGGATTGATCCAGCGAATGGGACGTGAAACTTTTATTCAACGTCTCGACCATCTGTTTGCTGAACATGATTATCCATCCTGGCATGAACACTTTTCTCATTACTGGCATGGCAACGAGCCTTCCCAGCAGGTACCCTACTATTATACCTATGTCGGTCAGCCCTGGAAAACCCAGGTTGTGGTGGATGATATTATGAATCATTTATACGGTACCGGACCGGCGGGCATTCCCGGCAATGAGGATGTCGGCCAATTGTCAGCCTGGTTCGTTCTGAGCGCTATGGGATTCCATCCTGTGGCTCCGGCGCAGTGCACGTATGTATTGGGTCGCCCGCTATTTGACCGGGTTCAAATTGAACTTGATAAACGATATTACAATGCAAAACGATTCGAAATTGTGGCTAAGAATAATAGTCCCGCCAACAAGTATATCCAATCCGTAGAGATCAATGGTCAAACCTGGAATCGGACCTGGTTTGATCATGATGTGATCCGCAATGGCGGAAGCATTGTATTGAATATGGCGAGCATTGTGAACCGGGAGTGGGGCGCCGCTCCTGATGCGGCGCCGCCTTTTATGAGTGAGAATCAAGTGAAATCCGGGGTCGCTCCGCGCGGCTCCGGGATTTAA
- a CDS encoding permease produces the protein MNLSRTLCLLMLFVFAVVLPAQYQNFDVAIYCTVHDVDRLSDLDVAEQKFNAISSMLPVDKVYLETFRGMTQIEKEKIQRVKDFFEERGVETAGGITPTGDVRIAGHMAQLCYSTQKHRQLLKDVVVFTAGLFDEVILDDFYFTNCKCETCIEKKGDRSWVDYRLKLKEEYSKNVLLPAARKANPNVSMVIKYPNWYEEFQFTGYNLEKESEAFDAIHTGTETRDPSYTHQNLQPYQSYSIMRYLEHVKPGRNNGGWVDEYSRRSLDRYKEQLALTLYAKAREIILFHFDSIIRTVDCGDSSRILMNVVPEARKVFDKADCFLGELGDPVGLAAYKPYHSSGEKYLHSYLGMIGIPIELSPRFPEHRDVVFLAESAKYDQDILAKMKAHLSDGGTLIMTSGLFQALEDKGVQDIIQADVTDRTLPVSRFSDMNFRDVYSSAQPVYIPRIDYPNNDTWKEVVGMHSGNSFPLLLKSNYKSGLVYILTVPNNYSDFYNYPREALGMLRRFMLNDMPVTLDAPSGVSLFLYDNNTLIVHSFLSHNTRVGIQVKSRDAELVDVMGGRNLRGAERWGRTVFDTFIAPHTSRVFTIK, from the coding sequence ATGAACCTGTCACGTACTCTTTGTTTGTTAATGTTGTTTGTATTTGCAGTGGTGTTGCCTGCTCAGTATCAGAATTTTGATGTGGCCATCTATTGTACGGTTCATGATGTCGACAGGCTGTCTGATCTGGATGTGGCAGAGCAAAAATTTAACGCTATTTCTTCTATGCTGCCTGTGGACAAAGTATACCTGGAAACATTCCGCGGCATGACACAAATTGAAAAGGAAAAGATACAACGTGTCAAGGATTTTTTTGAGGAGCGTGGTGTCGAGACGGCAGGCGGTATTACCCCGACCGGTGATGTGCGTATTGCCGGACATATGGCGCAGTTATGCTACTCGACGCAAAAGCACCGTCAGCTGCTCAAAGATGTTGTGGTATTTACAGCCGGACTTTTTGATGAGGTGATTCTGGATGATTTTTATTTCACCAACTGTAAATGTGAAACCTGTATCGAGAAAAAAGGTGACCGGTCATGGGTGGATTATCGTTTAAAGCTGAAAGAAGAGTATTCTAAAAACGTACTGCTGCCGGCTGCCCGCAAGGCCAATCCGAATGTGTCTATGGTTATCAAATATCCCAACTGGTACGAAGAATTCCAGTTTACCGGCTATAATCTGGAAAAAGAATCGGAAGCGTTTGATGCGATTCATACCGGCACCGAAACGCGGGACCCGTCCTATACGCATCAGAATCTACAGCCGTATCAGAGTTATTCTATTATGCGTTATCTGGAACATGTAAAACCCGGCAGGAACAACGGCGGCTGGGTGGATGAATATTCCAGGCGGTCTCTGGACCGCTATAAAGAACAGTTGGCTCTGACCCTGTATGCCAAAGCCCGCGAGATCATACTGTTTCATTTTGATTCGATTATCCGAACCGTCGATTGCGGCGACAGCTCCCGGATTTTGATGAACGTGGTTCCGGAAGCCCGCAAAGTATTTGACAAAGCGGATTGTTTTCTGGGTGAACTGGGAGATCCGGTCGGACTGGCCGCCTACAAGCCCTACCACTCTTCCGGAGAAAAGTATCTGCATTCGTATCTGGGTATGATCGGCATCCCGATCGAGCTTTCTCCCCGATTTCCTGAGCACCGTGATGTGGTTTTTCTGGCGGAAAGCGCCAAGTATGACCAGGATATCCTGGCTAAAATGAAAGCACATTTGTCGGATGGCGGTACGCTGATTATGACATCGGGGTTGTTTCAGGCGCTGGAAGATAAAGGTGTACAGGACATCATTCAGGCTGACGTGACGGACCGTACGCTCCCGGTGAGCCGCTTTTCAGATATGAATTTCAGGGATGTGTACTCTTCGGCTCAGCCGGTATACATCCCGCGTATCGATTATCCGAATAATGACACCTGGAAAGAAGTGGTCGGCATGCACAGCGGCAACAGCTTTCCCCTGTTGTTAAAGTCCAATTACAAAAGCGGCCTGGTGTATATCCTGACGGTTCCGAATAATTACAGTGATTTTTACAATTATCCGCGTGAAGCGCTGGGTATGCTGCGCCGGTTCATGTTGAATGACATGCCGGTAACGCTGGATGCGCCTTCGGGCGTGTCATTGTTTCTGTACGATAACAATACGTTGATTGTGCATTCCTTTCTCTCACACAATACCCGGGTTGGTATTCAGGTAAAATCCAGAGATGCTGAACTGGTTGATGTGATGGGTGGGCGCAATCTGCGGGGTGCCGAAAGATGGGGGCGTACGGTGTTTGATACATTCATTGCGCCGCATACATCACGCGTCTTTACAATCAAATAA
- a CDS encoding DUF494 family protein has product MDKKLFDVLEMVLKELQESFAGEIPVQHVIDFLEEQGFSDDEISLAMSWLLGNEDTAQNLIDKPGKSLPRPMWRSLNEDEQEAISPNAFGYLFRLRELDVLTDSMMERIIDQAVRLHTTHLDVEDMKELVTAVVLEYEDNASSGFFQFISNQNPH; this is encoded by the coding sequence ATGGATAAAAAACTGTTCGATGTACTGGAAATGGTGCTCAAGGAATTACAGGAAAGTTTTGCTGGAGAGATACCGGTACAACATGTCATCGACTTTCTCGAAGAACAAGGGTTTTCTGATGATGAGATATCCCTGGCTATGTCCTGGTTATTGGGAAATGAGGATACCGCTCAGAATTTAATTGATAAACCCGGCAAATCATTGCCGCGTCCTATGTGGCGTTCATTGAACGAAGATGAACAGGAAGCCATTTCTCCGAATGCGTTTGGATATCTTTTTCGTCTTCGGGAACTTGATGTTTTAACAGACTCGATGATGGAAAGAATTATTGATCAGGCTGTGCGTCTTCACACCACTCATCTCGACGTGGAAGATATGAAAGAACTGGTCACAGCCGTTGTGCTTGAGTATGAAGATAATGCGTCTTCAGGTTTTTTCCAGTTTATATCTAATCAAAATCCGCATTAA
- a CDS encoding branched-chain amino acid transaminase — MDKRDEQGKIWMDGDLVDWPDAQVHVMSHVLHYGTSVFEGMRCYKTPQGPSIFRLRDHIKRLFDSAKIYRIPIPYSLKDIMDACKNVIRVNEFESAYVRPIVFRGYHSLGVDPGNCPVNIAIAALNWGKYLGDEGFIKGVDVRVSSWNRMAPDTMPTLAKVGANYMSSQLIKMEAMADGYTEGIGLDVFGYVGEGSGENVFIVRDDVIYTPLVESSILPGLTRDCVFTIARDLGYKIVEQKIQREMLYVADEIFFSGTAAEITPVKSVDRITIGKGERGPVTENIQKTYVDYINGNVKDKYGWHDYVK, encoded by the coding sequence ATGGACAAGCGAGATGAACAGGGAAAGATTTGGATGGACGGTGACCTGGTTGACTGGCCGGATGCACAGGTACATGTCATGTCGCATGTTTTGCACTACGGGACGAGCGTATTTGAAGGAATGCGCTGTTACAAGACACCACAGGGCCCCAGTATTTTTCGTTTGAGAGATCACATTAAACGCTTGTTTGATTCGGCAAAAATTTATCGCATCCCTATTCCCTATAGTCTAAAAGATATTATGGATGCCTGCAAAAATGTGATTCGTGTGAATGAGTTTGAATCGGCTTATGTGCGTCCGATTGTATTCCGTGGCTATCATAGTCTGGGCGTGGATCCCGGCAACTGTCCCGTCAATATTGCGATTGCAGCATTAAACTGGGGCAAGTATCTCGGTGATGAAGGATTTATCAAAGGCGTGGATGTACGCGTGTCAAGCTGGAACCGGATGGCGCCCGATACCATGCCGACGCTTGCCAAGGTAGGAGCCAACTATATGTCGTCGCAGCTGATTAAAATGGAAGCCATGGCGGACGGATACACCGAGGGAATCGGTCTGGATGTGTTCGGCTATGTCGGAGAAGGATCCGGTGAAAATGTTTTTATCGTTCGCGATGATGTGATTTATACCCCGCTGGTCGAATCATCCATTTTACCTGGATTGACCCGGGATTGTGTGTTTACAATTGCCAGAGATCTGGGCTATAAAATTGTCGAACAAAAGATTCAACGGGAAATGTTGTATGTGGCGGACGAGATCTTTTTTTCAGGTACCGCGGCAGAAATCACGCCGGTAAAAAGTGTGGATCGAATCACAATCGGCAAGGGAGAACGCGGGCCGGTCACTGAAAACATTCAAAAAACATATGTGGATTATATTAACGGAAATGTCAAAGACAAATACGGTTGGCATGATTACGTAAAATGA
- the nusB gene encoding transcription antitermination factor NusB has protein sequence MTPEHQENLFNFVVPVSRRQAREIALRVLYALEISENSLNLVLNELKEYEQPNEELTCFIEHLVRKTYETREETDGLIRARSANWKFERIAVIDRIIMRIAISEFLHFSDIPPKVSIDEAIELAKRYSTEKSSSYINGVLDGVYEDLKQKNRIIKTGRGRIDTQLRKNNTDKHSPPFTDTATSH, from the coding sequence ATGACACCTGAACATCAAGAAAACCTGTTCAATTTTGTTGTGCCTGTCTCCCGGAGACAGGCACGCGAAATTGCCCTTCGCGTGCTGTATGCATTAGAGATATCGGAAAATTCTCTAAACCTGGTTCTCAATGAATTGAAAGAATATGAGCAACCCAATGAAGAATTGACCTGTTTTATTGAGCATCTGGTTCGGAAAACCTATGAAACACGCGAAGAAACCGACGGACTGATCCGAGCCCGTTCGGCAAACTGGAAATTTGAACGTATCGCTGTGATTGACCGCATCATTATGCGTATTGCCATCTCGGAATTTTTACATTTTTCTGACATTCCTCCCAAGGTGTCGATTGATGAAGCCATTGAACTCGCCAAGCGTTACAGTACGGAAAAAAGCAGCAGCTATATCAATGGTGTGTTGGATGGCGTCTATGAAGATCTGAAACAAAAAAATCGTATTATCAAAACGGGGAGGGGACGCATTGACACTCAACTCCGTAAAAATAATACCGATAAACACTCACCCCCTTTTACGGACACGGCAACCTCGCATTGA
- the recJ gene encoding single-stranded-DNA-specific exonuclease RecJ: protein MEQKWIVKDGFDPGVIKALSDEIKAPPIIAQILYRRGVENKDQAQRFFRASVKELYDPFLLQDMDKAVERLRQAVLSDQEILIYGDYDVDGITSVTVLYLLLKELGAHVHYYIPDRHAEGYGLSESGIQTARGKNIDLIVTVDCGITGHAEIEYAKNLGLDVVVTDHHEPGPAIPDAVAVVDPKRHDSSYPFKELAGVGVAYKLAQGLLQRLDIDESILERYIELVAIGTAADIVPLVDENRIFTKEGLIRLNDSDNIGLKALIRASGLNGRNIGTGQVVFVLAPRLNAVGRMGNAERAVELLSATDETVAQDIAKILEHENKNRKDVDEEAFVEAIELAESHFTNGKTNSIVLSKEGWHTGVIGIVASRVVERYYRPTVLISVEEGIGKGSARSINGFDLYDALKKCEDLFIGFGGHKYAAGLTIDSENIVKFKERLEQIALEKLSGDDLIPALLIEQDIRLGQIDDELVVWLKHLAPFGPKNMRPVFVSRGLQIVGTPTIVGRNHLKLKVRQDNKVLDVIAFNMGDMIYQLPSGEADLDMAFVIEENIYMGRKSIQLRAKDLRKQGEYYGQAR, encoded by the coding sequence ATGGAACAAAAATGGATTGTTAAAGACGGGTTTGATCCCGGGGTGATCAAAGCGCTTTCCGATGAAATAAAGGCGCCCCCGATAATTGCCCAAATCCTGTACCGGCGAGGTGTGGAGAACAAAGATCAGGCCCAGCGGTTTTTCCGTGCCTCGGTCAAAGAGTTGTATGATCCCTTTCTTTTGCAGGATATGGACAAGGCTGTTGAACGTCTGAGACAGGCGGTGCTCAGTGATCAGGAAATTTTGATTTACGGCGATTATGATGTGGACGGTATAACATCCGTCACGGTTTTGTATCTGTTGTTAAAAGAACTGGGCGCTCACGTCCATTATTACATACCGGATCGACATGCAGAGGGATATGGGCTTTCCGAAAGCGGGATTCAAACGGCACGGGGAAAAAATATTGATTTGATTGTAACCGTCGATTGTGGAATTACCGGACATGCGGAAATAGAATATGCTAAAAATTTGGGGCTGGATGTGGTGGTCACCGATCATCATGAACCCGGACCTGCTATTCCGGATGCGGTTGCTGTGGTCGATCCCAAGCGTCATGATTCTTCCTATCCATTCAAAGAGCTGGCTGGAGTCGGAGTGGCTTATAAACTGGCGCAAGGGTTGCTTCAGCGACTTGATATCGACGAATCTATTCTTGAAAGGTATATCGAGCTGGTTGCTATCGGGACGGCGGCGGATATTGTGCCTTTGGTGGATGAGAATCGTATTTTCACCAAAGAAGGCTTGATCCGGCTGAATGACAGCGACAATATCGGATTAAAAGCTTTGATTCGGGCTTCCGGCCTGAACGGACGAAACATTGGTACCGGTCAGGTCGTATTTGTTCTGGCGCCGCGACTGAATGCAGTCGGCCGGATGGGTAACGCAGAACGTGCGGTTGAGCTTTTGAGCGCTACCGATGAAACGGTTGCTCAGGACATTGCAAAAATTCTGGAGCACGAGAACAAGAACCGGAAAGATGTCGATGAAGAAGCGTTTGTGGAAGCGATTGAGCTTGCCGAATCGCATTTTACCAATGGGAAAACCAATTCTATTGTCTTGAGCAAAGAGGGATGGCATACCGGTGTAATCGGTATCGTGGCATCGCGTGTGGTGGAGCGCTATTATCGTCCCACTGTTCTCATATCGGTTGAAGAGGGTATCGGTAAAGGGTCTGCCCGCAGTATTAACGGGTTTGATCTTTATGATGCTTTGAAAAAATGTGAAGATTTGTTTATCGGATTCGGCGGTCATAAATATGCGGCAGGCTTGACCATTGATTCTGAGAACATTGTGAAATTCAAGGAGCGTCTGGAGCAGATCGCTTTGGAAAAACTCTCCGGTGATGATCTCATTCCGGCGCTTTTAATTGAACAGGATATTCGGCTGGGACAAATTGATGACGAGTTGGTTGTATGGCTGAAACACCTGGCGCCTTTCGGGCCAAAGAACATGCGACCTGTTTTTGTCTCACGCGGGCTGCAGATTGTCGGAACTCCGACCATTGTCGGGAGAAATCACCTGAAATTAAAAGTCCGACAGGACAACAAAGTGCTGGATGTGATTGCCTTTAATATGGGGGATATGATCTATCAATTACCCTCCGGAGAAGCCGATCTGGATATGGCTTTTGTCATTGAAGAAAATATTTACATGGGGCGTAAAAGTATTCAGCTGCGCGCCAAGGATTTACGAAAGCAAGGAGAATATTATGGACAAGCGAGATGA